In Fimbriimonadales bacterium, the following are encoded in one genomic region:
- a CDS encoding FeoB small GTPase domain-containing protein gives MTKRIEEFGLKLNGFDFLVGLAGNPNTGKSTLFNALTGLRQHTGNWPGKTVTRAEGSFRFKEKKFKLVDLPGTYSLYAPTEHEAIVRDFLLYGAPDATIVVMDATNIERNLNLTLQILEITGKVVIALNLVDEAERKGIEVNHQQLSKDLSIPVVPCIATRKKGLEELADAVYKIASKEIITKPRPPKISEELKSAVEQLLPFVREALPGISNPEWIALRLLDSDAKLDEELANGRLALLTKSLTKEARS, from the coding sequence ATGACGAAGAGAATTGAAGAATTCGGCTTGAAGCTGAACGGTTTCGATTTTCTCGTCGGCTTGGCGGGAAATCCGAACACCGGCAAAAGCACTCTTTTCAACGCGCTAACTGGTTTAAGGCAGCACACCGGCAACTGGCCCGGAAAGACAGTTACGCGCGCGGAAGGTTCATTTCGTTTCAAAGAAAAGAAGTTCAAATTAGTGGATTTGCCGGGGACCTACTCCCTTTATGCACCCACGGAACACGAAGCGATTGTTCGAGACTTTCTGTTGTACGGAGCACCGGACGCTACCATCGTGGTCATGGATGCTACGAACATCGAAAGAAATCTCAACCTGACTTTGCAGATTTTAGAAATTACGGGAAAGGTAGTAATTGCATTGAATTTAGTAGACGAGGCAGAGCGTAAGGGAATCGAAGTGAATCATCAACAACTCTCGAAAGATTTGAGCATCCCTGTAGTCCCTTGCATTGCGACTCGTAAAAAAGGCTTGGAAGAATTAGCAGACGCCGTTTACAAAATCGCTTCGAAAGAAATAATAACGAAGCCTCGCCCCCCCAAAATCAGCGAGGAACTGAAATCGGCAGTCGAACAACTTTTGCCATTCGTACGAGAGGCTCTTCCAGGAATTTCGAATCCGGAATGGATTGCGTTGAGGCTTTTGGATAGTGACGCGAAATTAGATGAAGAATTGGCGAACGGACGACTCGCATTGTTAACGAAATCACTTACGAAGGAGGCTCGCTCATGA
- a CDS encoding FeoA family protein: MPAIHSETILSQLSSGERAVILEVRVDGAARRRLLDLGFIPGAEVEVVMLSPWGDPTAYRIKGSQVALREEDASKIFVKRIGSGIGRKDDEEN, translated from the coding sequence ATGCCAGCGATACATAGCGAGACAATCTTATCGCAGTTATCGTCAGGGGAGCGTGCCGTGATTCTCGAGGTACGTGTCGATGGCGCAGCAAGAAGGAGACTCTTAGACCTCGGCTTTATTCCGGGCGCTGAAGTAGAAGTAGTCATGCTGAGCCCGTGGGGCGACCCCACTGCTTATCGGATAAAGGGTTCGCAGGTCGCGCTTCGGGAGGAAGATGCTTCGAAGATTTTCGTTAAGCGAATAGGTTCTGGGATAGGAAGAAAAGATGACGAAGAGAATTGA